The Granulicella sp. 5B5 nucleotide sequence TGGAGTTACGCTATGCATCAAGCAGTTGCGAGATGTTGCAGTTCGTGTGTTGAGGCTTATACGCATGTTGACTCTCTCCAAAGCGCTGTCGGCTACGCAGGCCCGCACCTACCATGCGAGAGAGTTCACGTCTGAGAAGCAGAACTACTGGAGCCGTGATCGACAGGGACACAGTGAATGGCAAGGAGAGCTTGCGCGTGATTGGGGTTTGCGTGGCTCTGTAGCTGATGAGCAGTTCGCACGGTTGAGCGAAGGCAGCATCCAGAGAGTGCCGTGCAACTCGTCAGGCATCAGCCAGCAAAGACCTACGAGAACGAATACGGCAAGCAGATCACAAGCGCGGAACATCGTGCAGGTTGGGATGCTACGTTTTCTGCACCGAAGTCCGTTTCTCTTACTGCACTCGTGGGTGGCGATGAACGCGTGCGCGACGTACATCGTGAAAGTGTTCGTGTTGCGCTTTATGAGTTGGAACGCTACACACAGGCTCGCATCGGCAATATCCATGCGCCTGAGACAACGGGTAAGTTCATCGCAGCAACCTTCGAGCATGATACGGCGCGGCCTGTTGATGGATATGCGGCACCGCAGCTTCACACCCATGCTGTCATCTTCAACATCACGGAGCGCGAGAACGGCCAGACCCGCGCTTTGCAGGAGCGCAGTCTCTTTCAGTCGCAGCAATACGCGACGAGTGTATATCGCTCAGAGCTCGCGGTGCGGCTACAAGGGCTTGGTTATGAGATCGAGCGCGGTCAACATGGACAGCCCGAAATCAAGGGGTACTCGCCGGAGTATCTGGAGGCATCAAGTCCTCGACGTGCGCAGATCATAGAGCATCTTCAAGAGATTGGGCGTGAAGGCGCAGGCGCGGCCCAGGTTGCAGCGCATCGCACAAGAGACAGTAAAGACCTGCTCTCGCGTGAAGAAGTGCTCGACCGGCACCGTGAACTTGCGGCGAAGTTCGGCAATCAACCGGATCAGGTCGTAGCGCAAGCGCGGGAGCATGGCCGCAAAATCGAACATCAGCCGGAGAAAACAGCCCAACAGTCGATGACATATTCGCGCAACCACGTCTTCGAGCGATCAGCGGTGCAGGACGAGCGCAGCATCTTGCAGGCAGCTATGGATCGCAGCATGGGCGAAGCCACGTACAGTCAGGTTCGCCAGGAGTTTCGGCAGAGGATAAAGAGTGGGGAGTTTCGTGAGGTCAAACGCTCAGATGGTAGGGCCGCGCCCCAATACACAACAGCCGAGATGGTTCGTATGGAGCGCGAGATCGTCGGTCTTGTGCAGAAAAGTAATGAAAGCAGATATGAGAGTTCCATGCTGGTGTCGCCGATACTGCGAATCCGTACAGAGGATGCGCATTTCGAGTTGAGCAAGTCGCAGCTTGCTGCTGTCGATGATATTTTCCTGACCCGAGAGAAGGTTGTAGGGCTAGACGGTGTCGCAGGCGCGGGAAAGACGACGACGCTCGCAGTTATTCGCGAAGGCGTTGAAGCGCAGGGCTACCTTGTGGAGGGATTTGCGCCAACAAGCCGTGCAGCACAGAAGTTGTCTGAGGCTGGCATGAAGACATCAACGCTTCAGCATCATCTGGCCAGGGGTGAGCGACCAGACACGGGAGAAAAGAGGCTCTATGTGTTGGATGAGTCTTCTCTCGCGTCTACACGCCAGATGCACGATTTCCTGTCGTGTCTTCATCGGAATGATCGCGTGTTGCTTGTAGGCGATGTACGGCAGCATGAAGGCGTCGAGGCTGGCCGTCCATTTGCACAGCTTCAAGAAGCGGGGATGCACACTGTGAAGCTTGATGAGATTCTGCGCCAGCGTGATCCTGAGTTGAAAGAGGTGGTTGAGATGTTGGCGCGTGGGCATGTTGCAGCGGCAATCGAGAGCCTCGACATCCAGTGCCGGGTGCATGAAGTGATCGGGCGTGAAGCGCGGATCGCAGCGATAGCACGCGAGTATGCGGCCTCGCCTGAAAGCACGCTCGTTGTGTCGCCAGACAATCGCTCCCGCGCCGAGATCAACACCGCGATTCATAGAGAACTGCAAGCGCGAGGGGTCGTGTCCAAGGGGGAATATGCGATGCAGATACTTGTGCCCCGGCAGGAGTTGACGGGTGCGGATCGCAGTTGGGCACAGCGGTATCAGACCAACGACATACTGCACTATTCTCGGACTTCAAAAGAGACCGGCATCGGTAAAGGAGAATATGCGCGTGTAGTTGCCGTGAACGGGCCGGAGAACATGCTGACCGTTCTGCGCGGCACTGGAGAGCAAACTACCTACGACCCACGCCGTCAGATGGGCGTCTCCGTCTACCGAGCGGAAGAAAAGGAGTTTTCTGTGGGTGATCGCGTGCAGTTCACCGCACCCAATCGCGAGTTGAAGATTGCCAACCGTGAGTTGGCAAGTATCGAAAGCATCACTGCGCACGGCGCGATGCAGTTGAAGTTGGATAGTGGGCGCAGCGTCGAGTGCGGAGTAAAAGGGTTTTCTCACTTGGATCACGGCTATGTCGTCACAAGCCATTCCAGCCAGGGACAAACCGCAGAGCGAGTGCTGGTCCATGCGGACACGGAGCTTGGCGCGAAGGACTTGTTGAATAGCCGCATGGCGTATGTGTCGATCTCGCGTGGCCAATGGGACGCGCAGATATTTACAGACAGTCTGGAGAGGCTGCCAAAGGCATTGGGCCATGACGTTTCGCATCAGAGCGCCTATAAGCCGGAACAGGCTATTGCCCTACCGCAGCAGCAGATCGTGCCAGCGCCCGCGCACGACAAAGAGTTGAGCATGGGTTTCGGGTTGAGCCTTTAAATACTGTATGTGCTGAGAGATAAGGGAGTGTCGGAAAGCAAGTCGTATTTGAAAACGGAGCAGATTCAGAATGAGCACGAAAATCTTGTATCGGGGATAACACTATGTCGGCAGAGCGGGTCATTGATTTCGAGAGTGGTGGATTGAAGTTGTCGCCGCAGGAGCCATCATTCAAGGCGGATCGCAGGAAGCCTCCACAACGGGTGACTGTTGCACCGGAAGACAAACTGCTCGTGAGCCGTGAAGAGGCAGCGCAGCTCCTCTCAATTAGCCAGCGTGGGCTGGACTACCTTGTGGCATCGAAACGTTTGCCTACGCGGCGAATCGGCGGGCGGGTTCTCATTCCAGTAGCGGACCTTCGGAAATATGCTCGCTGCGATCATCCTGAACGTATCGTGAGCTGAACGCATTCCGGCATAACCCCAATTTGGGATTCCGATACGTCGGTGCATAAGACTGCAATGGGTCGCATATGATTCATTGCAAAAGTATCCCAAAAGTATCCCAATTTTGAAAACACGCAAGACGCTCGTGATCCGCTCTTCGAGGCAAATTATTGATTTTATTGGAGATATGTGGTGGCCCGGGCAGGAGTCCAACCTGCGACCTTCGCGTTAGGAGTGCGCTGCTCTATGCAACTGAGCTACCGGGCCAACGTTCTCTAGTGTATCCCGGAGAGCGCTACGGCATCTAAGGGGCATTCGGCATCTGCGAGGTAAAATCAAACCGTGCCCAGATACTCCATTGTCGTCCCGTTCCATAACGAAGAAGAGAACGTCACGAAGCTCTATGACCGCGTGAAAGAGGTGATGGAGCAGGTCGCCTCCAGCTTCGAACTGGTGTTTGTCGACGACGGCTCGCGCGACCGCACGTACCGGCTGCTGGAGGAGATTGCGGCTGTGGATTCGCGCGTGCTGCTGGTGAAGCTGCGCCGCAACTTCGGGCAGACCTCGGCGCTGGCGGCAGGGTTCGACCACGCCTCGGGGGAGCTCATCCTGGCGATGGACGGTGACCTGCAGCATGACCCGGCGGAGATTCCACTGTTCCTGGCGAAACTGGAAGAGGGGTACGACGTGGTGAGCGGCTGGCGGGCGCAGCGTGCGGACAATATGGTGATGCGTCGCATCCCGTCCGGCGTGGCGAACTGGCTGATGGCGCGGCTCTCCGGCGTGGATATCCATGACTTTGGCACGACGTTCAAGGGCTACCGGCGCGAGGTGATCCAGAATATTCCGCTGTACGGCGAGATGCACCGGTTCATACCGGCGCTGGCTAGCTGGTATGGCGCGAGTATCTGCGAGGTGGCGATCTCCAATCCCGCGCGTGAGGCGGGGCGCAGCCACTATGGGATCTCGCGGACGTTCCGTGTGTTCTTCGACCTGCTGACGATCCGGTTTCTGTTGAAGTACATGACGCGGCCGCTGCACTTCTTCGGCAGCATTGGCGCGCTGGCGGAGGTCGGCGGCGCGGGCATCGCCCTCTGGTTGCTGGCGTATAAGCTGATCAGCGGGCATGACGTAATCGGCGAGCATGGGCCGTGGTTCGTGATCGCGGCGGTGCTGATCCTGGCGGGTATCCAGTTGATTGGAGTGGGGCTGCTGGGTGAGTTGCAGGTGCGGCACTTCTTTACGCAGGCGCAGCGCTCGCCCTATGCGGTGGACCGCATTGTGCGGATGAAGCCTGTAGAGCAAGGGATAGAGGACAGGGGATAGAGGATAGTGAAAACGATGCGCGCGATTCAGATTCAGCAGACGGGTGGGCCTGAAGTACTGGAGCTGAAGGAGTTGCCGATACCGCAACCCGCAGCGGGACAGGTGCTGGTGAAGATCGAGGCCTGCGGCGTCAACTTTATCGACACGTATCTGCGTGAGGGCCGGTATCCTGCGACGCTGCCGTTTATTCCAGGGCAGGAGGCTGCGGGGGTTGTTGTTGAAGCTGGCGAGGGAGTCAGCGGGTTCAAGCCGGGCGACCGCGTGGCATGGAACGGAACACGTGGCACCTATGCTGAGTACGCGTGCGCTCCGGCGAGTGATCTGCTGCATGTGCCGGAGGGCATGAGCACGGAACAGGCCGCAGCGGTGCTACTGCAGGGGCTGACCGCGCATTATCTTTCGCACAGCACGTATGCGATCCAGAGCGGCGATACGGTGCTGGTGCATGCGGGCGCGGGCGGTGTGGGGCTGCTGCTGACGCAGATGGCGAAACGGCTGGTCTGCAAGGGACAGGGCGCGACGGTGATCACGACGGTTTCGACCGAGGAGAAGGCGGAGCTTTCTCGCGGAGCGGGAGCGGACAAGGTTGTGCTCTACACGCAGGAGAGCTTTGCCGATGCGGTGAAGGCGTTCACGGACGGCAAGGGGCTGCCGGTGGTGTATGACTCGGTGGGGAAGACGACGTTTGAGGACTCGCTGAAGTGCCTGCGACCGCGCGGGCTGTTGGCGCTGTATGGCGCGTCGAGCGGCGCGGTGCCACCGATGGACCCGATCCGGCTGATGGCGGGGTCGCTGTACCTGACGCGTCCGACGCTGAAGGATTACGTGCAGACGCGCGAGGAGCTGGAGCGGCGCGCGAACGAGGTCTTTGGCTGGGTTGCGAGCGGGAAGCTCTCGGTGCGCATCGGCGCGCGCTATAAGCTGGAAGACGCAGCGCAGGCGCACCGCGATCTGTGCGGACGGAAGACGACGGGCAAAGTGCTGATCCTGCCCTGAGGTTCTGCTTCGCGTGTGTTGATGTTCACGTAACCTATGGTGTGTCCTGGTGTCTAAATGGTGGGAGTAGACGCGATGATAAAGACTGGGCTCACACTGTTGCTGGCGGTTGCAGGGTTGAACGTGGCGCTGTGCCAGAACGCACAGGTTCCTGATGCGAAGGCCACGCCGGTGCTGGTGGAGCTGTTCACTTCAGAGGGCTGCTCGAGCTGCCCTCCTGCGGATGCACTGCTGGCGAAGCTGGATGGCAAGATAACATCGTCGGGGCAGCAGATCATCGCGTTGAGCGAGCATGTGACTTACTGGAACAATCTGGGGTGGACCGATCCGTTCTCGCTGCAGTTCTTTACGGACCGTCAGAACGAATATGCCAACCGCTTTGCAGCGGATGAGGTCTACACGCCGCAGGTGGTGGTGAATGGCGCGGCACAGACGCTGGGCAGCGATGGGCGCGCGGTACTGAAGGCCGTTCAGCAACAGGCGCTGCCGTTGCCGCTGGCGTTCCATGTGATGTCGTCGCGGCCGAACGGGAAGAACCTCTCGGTGATGTTTACGGTGAGTGGCAATGTTCCTGTGGGCGGTGCGGAGGTGTACGCCGTGCTGGCCGACGACCGCGATACGACGAGCGTTGCGCATGGCGAGAATGCGGGGCGCACGTTGAGCCATGTGGCCGTGGCGAGGCGCATTGGAATGGGCGTCGTGCTGCGCGCAGGCGAGCAGACGCTGGTAAGTATTCCCATGGCCACAGATCTGCGGACGCAGGCCGAGGGGGGACGCCGGCTGGTACTGGTGGCACAGTTGCGGGGGCAGGGGCGCGTGGTCGGGCTGCTGAGCCATGAGCTTCCGAACGGGGACCCAGCGCAGGCCAGCGAGACATCAACGCGGCTGGGTACGCTACTGGCTCGCTGATGACTGGTGGCTTCGGGACGGCGGTATGCCGCCTAAGTGTCTTTCGATGGCCCGGTTGAGGCAAAATGCGGGTCGCGAATCCAGCAAGATTTCTATTTTGTCATCATAAGAAACGCCCTGCGTTGTTCGGGCCGTCACATTAAGAACTGTATGATAGCGAACATACGGCCGGCGGGATGATCCGCGATCGGCGACTCTCGGCATTCTCGATCAGCCGCCCGTCCAACCCATTGTGAATACGCTCACGGAAGCTACTCCACCGCAGGACGGAAGGCGACCCTTTTTGAGCGTGCATCTTGTAAATCCCAGTGACAATTCTTTTGGTACGGCGGTCATTACACCGCGTTGGTTATTTGTATTAGCTGCGGCGACGCCGACGTCGGCGGGTGAACCGATCCTCGTCGACGAGTCGATCGAGCAGGTGGTGCCTGAAAGTATCATGCCCGGTGACATCGTCGGCATCAGTGTGCACACCGGCAACGCTCTGCGCGGCTATGCGGTGGGGCGCATGGCGCGAGAGCGAGGCGCCTGGGTGGTGTACGGCGGCATCCATGCGACGCTGTTTCCCGAGGAGGCGCTTGAGCTAGGTCAGGCGCATGCGGTTGTGAAGGGCGACGGCGACATCATCTGGGGCGAAGCGGTGGCGGATTGCCTGGCGGGAACGCCACGGCAGGTGTACGAGGGCGGCCGCATCGGCGGAAGCGAGTTCCTGGCGGCTCGTTGGGACCTGATCCGTCCGGAGAAGTACATGTGGGCCTCGGTGCAGACGATCCGCGGCTGCCCCAAGCACTGCTCTTTCTGCAGCGTGTGGCGGACCGACGGACAGCAGCCCCGCCAGCGACGGTTTCAGAGCGTGATCGACGAGATCATCAGTCTGCGCCGCATCGGGTTCCGCTTCATCGCACTGGCTGACGACAACTTCTATCCGGTGACGCTTACTGATTTGCATCTGGCTCGCGAGCAGAACAACGCGGCCCGTCTCGAAGAGCTGACGGCGATCCGCGCAGAGCGGTTTCAGCTAATGGAAGAGCTGTCGAAGCTGCCCAAGGACATGGTCTTTTTCACGCAGATCACGATGGAAGCAGGCGAGGATGGCGAGTATCTCGATGCCATGCGTCGCGCCAACATCAAGGGCGCGCTGGTAGGTGTGGAGGCGGTGACGCCCGAGGGGTTGAAGGCGGTATTCAAGGACTTCAACTACTCCGGCGATGCACTGGCGAAGCAACTGCAGACGTTCAAGCAGCATGGCGTGCACGTTCTCGGCTCGTTTATCTTCGGGTTGCCGACGGACAAGCCTGCTACGTTCGACGCGACGGTGGAGATGGCGTTGAAGGCAGGTGTGACCTTCGCGCAGTTTGTGATGATGACGCCGTTTCCCGGCACGATCGACTTTGGGCGCTGGGAGAAGGAGCAGTCGCTGGACCCGACGCTGGTGGGCGATGTGCCGATCACACGCTACTGGCTGATCCCTACGGAGGTGCGGCCGAAGATGTTTACACCGCATCCTTCGATGAGCTCGACGGAGATCAGTGAGCGCACGCAACGCGTTTGGGACCGGTTCTATAACTGGAGCTCGGTATGGCAGCGGTCGGCCTGCACACCGACGCTGAAGGCGCGGATCGCGTTCATGTTTCTTTCCAAGCTCTACCGGCAGATGTATGCGGGCACGGGCATCTCCACGGACAGCGCGCGGCGGAAGAAGTCCAAATCGACGGCCCGCTGGATGGCGCGGCAGTGCAAGCGGCTCTTCCAGGCCAAGCCGATGCCGGAGCTGCGGTCGCCCCTATGGGCGATGCCCATCGTACCGCCGCCTGCCTTTGCTGCTGTAGTGCCTGTGGAGTCACCTTTTATCATTCATCGCGACTAGGGCGTGTACTTGATTTGGGCGGACGCACGATACACTAGGGTATTGCCGAAGTTTTTGCAGTGCGCCTCTTGTGGCACTGTTCTGTTCATCCAACGCTACCGCAAGGAATGTTCGGGAAGCGCGGTGAGACTCCGCCACTGCCCCGCAACTGTGATGTGCACACCTCTCCTGCTGCTGTTCCTGCGTGCGGAGAGGTGAAGCTGACCCGGAGCTGCCCACTGGGCGTCTAACCAATGAGACGCCCGGGAAGGGAAGTTCGCACGCTGGGTCCGCTTTGAAACTGCGCCAGTCAGGAGACCGGTTCCGCTGCGATCCTAGCCTGCCACGCTCCCGACGGGGGAGCGGAGGAGAACTGTTATGGTACGTCTGCTGAGCCGGGCCCAAGTGCGGTCTGCTGCCAGTTTTCCCAAGCGCGTGGGCCTTGCAGGCCGCGCTTCTTTACTTGCCCTTACCTTCTCGCTTGCGGCCACCACGGCGCAGGCCGTTACTGTGCACGGTCGCCTGACCGATGCGCTGGGCACGCCGATCCCGGGCGGCCGCGTGCAGTTGGTGGAAGATGGGAAGGTCGTCGCCTTCGGCTTCGCTGACCAGGACGGCAAATACGAGATCGACTACAGCGGTGCGGGCCGCTTCACATTGATCGGGCTCTCGCCACAGTATCTGCCATCGGTCGGCACGGATTTTTACGCCGGCCTGAAGGACGTGCTGGCGCAGAACGTGGTGCTGGCGACCAACACTGTGCGGCAGGACATCTCGGTGAGCGCGACGGGCATCCCGACGCCGTTGCCGCAGTTGACTGCTCCGGTGACGGTGCTGCCGGGTGCGCTGATGTCGACAGACATCGGCGTAAGCAATGAGTTGCGACAGGAGCCGGGCGCGTTCGTGGTGCAGACTGGGCAGACCGGCGGTGTGACGAGCCTGTTTCTGCGCGGCGGCAACTCGACCGCGAACCTGGTGACGATAGATGGCATTCCTGCAAACGATGTCGGAGGCACCTTCGACTACGGCACGGTGAGCTCGACGGCGATCGACCGGATTGAGGTCTACCGCGGGCCGGACTCGGCGATCTATGGGACGGATGCAGGTGCGGCTGTTGTCGCCATCTCGACACCGCGCGGATCAACGCCCTCGCCGGTCGTGACGTACTCCGGTGACGCGGGCAATCTGTTTACCTGGCGCAACGAGGTGACGCTGGGTGGCACGCTGCAGAAGCTGGATTACTACGGCGCATTCTCGCGGTTCGACACGTCGAACGCGGTGCGCGAGGACAGATATCACTCGGCGACGTCGGCGGCGAACATTGGGTACGACTTCAACGGCAACACGCAGATACGGTTCACGATCCACAATGCAGATTCGGCGACGGGATTGCCGGGGCCGCAGAACTTCTTCGCTCTGCCGAACACGGCCAAGCAGGCCGATGAAGACCTGTACTCCGGCATCACGGTGGAGAACCGCTACAAGCAGGTGTGGCATAACCTGCTGCGTTACGGCATCGCGCGCAAGCGGGAGCAGATCTATCAGTACGGCCAGCCAGGCATACCGATTACCTATGAGGCAGGGACTCCGAATCAGTACACCGAGTACTTTGGCAACGTAGTCACGATCCGCGGAGCCAATGGATATACGGTGACGGGACAGACCGATATCTTCGGTTCGACCAGCGACCAGTCGTCGAACCGGGACCAGCTGTACTACCAGAGCGACCTGTCACTGTCGCCGCACTTCAATGCGCTGTTCGGCTTTCGTTACGACAATGAGCGCGGGGGCTTCAACGATCCGGAGTTCTTCGAGTCCTACAACACGCAGCGCACGAACTTCGAGTACAACCTGCAGTTCCAGGGCGAGTACTGGAACCGGCTGTTCTACTCGGCTGGCGGCGCGGTGGAGAAGAACCACCTGTACGGCATCGCGGGTACTCCGAGGCTGGGCCTGAGCTACGTCGCGGTGCGGCCCACTACGCAGGCCTTCCACGGCACACGGTTGCGCGCGAATGCAGCCACGGGCGTTCAGGAGCCGACCCTGGCTCTGGAGCACAACAGCCTGTACACGCAACTGCTGGACAGTGGTGATACCACCGATATTGCGCTCTACCACATTGGGCCGCAGACGGCGGAACGCTCTCGCACCTATGACGTTGGTGTCGATCAAAACATCCTTGGCGAGAAGCTGACGCTGAAGGCCGGGTACTTCCACAATGTCTTCGACCGCCAACTGGAAGCTGTTGGTGGGTCGGCCCTGCTGGCGTACTTCAATATTCCGTGTCCGGTGGCGCAGAACCCATGCCCGCTGGCCGCGATCTATGACGCTTATGTGAACTCGCTGGCGTTCCGTGCGCAGGGTGCGGAGTTGGAGCTGACGTGGCAGCCGAAGCCGGCTTTCCTGGTGCGCGGCGGGTACACGTACCTGGATGCGCGAGTGCTGCAGTCGTTTGCGTCGGATGCCGTGGCGGCGAGCCAGGGCTATGCGACCGTGAACCCGAACTTCCCGACGATCGCAATTGGCGCGGAGAGCCCGCTGGTGGGCGCACGGCCATTTCGGAGGGCACCGCACACGGGCTACTTTGATGTGCAGTACACGCACAAGAAGCTGAATACGGCGTTGCGCGCGTCGATGGCCAGCCGGAGCGACGACTCGACGTTCCTGGACTATCAGGACGTGAACGGCGGTAACACACTGCTGCTGCCGAACCGCGATCTCGACTTTGGGTATGTGAAGCTGGATCTGAGCGTGATGTATGCGCTGAAGCACGGCTTTACCTACTTTGGGCAGGTGGACAATCTGCTCAACGACCAGCATATTGGGCCGATTGGCTACCCCGGTCTGCCTTTAACGTTTCGGATGGGGCTAAAGTTGCGATTGGGCGGTAACTAAGCGCAACTGGAGCAAGGATGGCCCGTTTCTGCAACGCGGGGGTAGGCCATCGCGTCTGATTCAGTGTAGGCATGTATGCTTGCAGGCTGAGAACGAACGTCCTATCGGACGGAAGGAAGAGGAAGACCATGAATGCACGTAGAACACTCTATGCGGCTGTTGCGGTCGGAGCGCTTACTGTTGCATCCCTGGCCGCCGCAGGCCAGGAGGCGCCCACCGAGGGCCCGGTGCCGACGACCGCACTCATTACGATTACGAGCAAGCACGGCGAACAGTTGGACCCCGCCATGTTGAAGCTGAAGGTCAACCGGCATGACGCGCCGATCACCGCGGTAACGCCGCTGGTGCCCGCGCATGCGCAAGTGGCCATCCTGGTCGATGACGGCCTGCGCTCCTCCTTCGCACTGCAGCTGAAGGAGATGGAGCAGTTTCTGAATGAACTGCCTCCCGGTACGAACGTGATGCTCGGCTTTATGCAGAACGGCACCGTTATCAGCAAGGGCTTTACGCGAAACCACGAGGAGATTGTGCAGCAGCTGCGCATCCCGTTCTCCGTACGCGGCATTAGCGGCAGCCCGTACTTCTCGCTGGACAC carries:
- a CDS encoding AAA family ATPase gives rise to the protein MLVSPILRIRTEDAHFELSKSQLAAVDDIFLTREKVVGLDGVAGAGKTTTLAVIREGVEAQGYLVEGFAPTSRAAQKLSEAGMKTSTLQHHLARGERPDTGEKRLYVLDESSLASTRQMHDFLSCLHRNDRVLLVGDVRQHEGVEAGRPFAQLQEAGMHTVKLDEILRQRDPELKEVVEMLARGHVAAAIESLDIQCRVHEVIGREARIAAIAREYAASPESTLVVSPDNRSRAEINTAIHRELQARGVVSKGEYAMQILVPRQELTGADRSWAQRYQTNDILHYSRTSKETGIGKGEYARVVAVNGPENMLTVLRGTGEQTTYDPRRQMGVSVYRAEEKEFSVGDRVQFTAPNRELKIANRELASIESITAHGAMQLKLDSGRSVECGVKGFSHLDHGYVVTSHSSQGQTAERVLVHADTELGAKDLLNSRMAYVSISRGQWDAQIFTDSLERLPKALGHDVSHQSAYKPEQAIALPQQQIVPAPAHDKELSMGFGLSL
- a CDS encoding glycosyltransferase family 2 protein translates to MPRYSIVVPFHNEEENVTKLYDRVKEVMEQVASSFELVFVDDGSRDRTYRLLEEIAAVDSRVLLVKLRRNFGQTSALAAGFDHASGELILAMDGDLQHDPAEIPLFLAKLEEGYDVVSGWRAQRADNMVMRRIPSGVANWLMARLSGVDIHDFGTTFKGYRREVIQNIPLYGEMHRFIPALASWYGASICEVAISNPAREAGRSHYGISRTFRVFFDLLTIRFLLKYMTRPLHFFGSIGALAEVGGAGIALWLLAYKLISGHDVIGEHGPWFVIAAVLILAGIQLIGVGLLGELQVRHFFTQAQRSPYAVDRIVRMKPVEQGIEDRG
- a CDS encoding quinone oxidoreductase; the encoded protein is MRAIQIQQTGGPEVLELKELPIPQPAAGQVLVKIEACGVNFIDTYLREGRYPATLPFIPGQEAAGVVVEAGEGVSGFKPGDRVAWNGTRGTYAEYACAPASDLLHVPEGMSTEQAAAVLLQGLTAHYLSHSTYAIQSGDTVLVHAGAGGVGLLLTQMAKRLVCKGQGATVITTVSTEEKAELSRGAGADKVVLYTQESFADAVKAFTDGKGLPVVYDSVGKTTFEDSLKCLRPRGLLALYGASSGAVPPMDPIRLMAGSLYLTRPTLKDYVQTREELERRANEVFGWVASGKLSVRIGARYKLEDAAQAHRDLCGRKTTGKVLILP
- a CDS encoding DUF1223 domain-containing protein, which gives rise to MIKTGLTLLLAVAGLNVALCQNAQVPDAKATPVLVELFTSEGCSSCPPADALLAKLDGKITSSGQQIIALSEHVTYWNNLGWTDPFSLQFFTDRQNEYANRFAADEVYTPQVVVNGAAQTLGSDGRAVLKAVQQQALPLPLAFHVMSSRPNGKNLSVMFTVSGNVPVGGAEVYAVLADDRDTTSVAHGENAGRTLSHVAVARRIGMGVVLRAGEQTLVSIPMATDLRTQAEGGRRLVLVAQLRGQGRVVGLLSHELPNGDPAQASETSTRLGTLLAR
- a CDS encoding radical SAM protein, whose amino-acid sequence is MSVHLVNPSDNSFGTAVITPRWLFVLAAATPTSAGEPILVDESIEQVVPESIMPGDIVGISVHTGNALRGYAVGRMARERGAWVVYGGIHATLFPEEALELGQAHAVVKGDGDIIWGEAVADCLAGTPRQVYEGGRIGGSEFLAARWDLIRPEKYMWASVQTIRGCPKHCSFCSVWRTDGQQPRQRRFQSVIDEIISLRRIGFRFIALADDNFYPVTLTDLHLAREQNNAARLEELTAIRAERFQLMEELSKLPKDMVFFTQITMEAGEDGEYLDAMRRANIKGALVGVEAVTPEGLKAVFKDFNYSGDALAKQLQTFKQHGVHVLGSFIFGLPTDKPATFDATVEMALKAGVTFAQFVMMTPFPGTIDFGRWEKEQSLDPTLVGDVPITRYWLIPTEVRPKMFTPHPSMSSTEISERTQRVWDRFYNWSSVWQRSACTPTLKARIAFMFLSKLYRQMYAGTGISTDSARRKKSKSTARWMARQCKRLFQAKPMPELRSPLWAMPIVPPPAFAAVVPVESPFIIHRD
- a CDS encoding TonB-dependent receptor, which translates into the protein MVRLLSRAQVRSAASFPKRVGLAGRASLLALTFSLAATTAQAVTVHGRLTDALGTPIPGGRVQLVEDGKVVAFGFADQDGKYEIDYSGAGRFTLIGLSPQYLPSVGTDFYAGLKDVLAQNVVLATNTVRQDISVSATGIPTPLPQLTAPVTVLPGALMSTDIGVSNELRQEPGAFVVQTGQTGGVTSLFLRGGNSTANLVTIDGIPANDVGGTFDYGTVSSTAIDRIEVYRGPDSAIYGTDAGAAVVAISTPRGSTPSPVVTYSGDAGNLFTWRNEVTLGGTLQKLDYYGAFSRFDTSNAVREDRYHSATSAANIGYDFNGNTQIRFTIHNADSATGLPGPQNFFALPNTAKQADEDLYSGITVENRYKQVWHNLLRYGIARKREQIYQYGQPGIPITYEAGTPNQYTEYFGNVVTIRGANGYTVTGQTDIFGSTSDQSSNRDQLYYQSDLSLSPHFNALFGFRYDNERGGFNDPEFFESYNTQRTNFEYNLQFQGEYWNRLFYSAGGAVEKNHLYGIAGTPRLGLSYVAVRPTTQAFHGTRLRANAATGVQEPTLALEHNSLYTQLLDSGDTTDIALYHIGPQTAERSRTYDVGVDQNILGEKLTLKAGYFHNVFDRQLEAVGGSALLAYFNIPCPVAQNPCPLAAIYDAYVNSLAFRAQGAELELTWQPKPAFLVRGGYTYLDARVLQSFASDAVAASQGYATVNPNFPTIAIGAESPLVGARPFRRAPHTGYFDVQYTHKKLNTALRASMASRSDDSTFLDYQDVNGGNTLLLPNRDLDFGYVKLDLSVMYALKHGFTYFGQVDNLLNDQHIGPIGYPGLPLTFRMGLKLRLGGN